In Streptomyces sp. NBC_00569, a single genomic region encodes these proteins:
- a CDS encoding DUF58 domain-containing protein → MAEGGGFGGDDDKGGLRVALSGLTTRGRSFLAAGVAAAICAYVLGQSDLLRVGLLLAVLPLVCAFVLHRTRYRVAGSRRLSPARVPAGSEARVHLRMDNVSRLPTGLLMLQDRVPYVLGPRPRFVLDRVEAGGRREVSYRVRSDLRGRYPLGPLQLRLTDPFGLCELSRSFSTYDTLTVIPRVEPLPAVRLTGEAKGYGDGRNRSLALAGEDDVIPRGYRYGDDLRRVHWRSTARYGELMVRREEQPQRARCTVLLDTRRLAFQGAGPDSAFEWAVSGTASTLFHMLERGFSVRLLTDTGNSVPGEGSDGFAGASQESADAAGLMMDTLAVVDHSDGSGLSRAYDVLRGGNEGLLVAFFGDLDEEQTAVAARMRQRSGGAVAFVLDSGAWTRGAPSERCEERLRMLREAGWSALAVPPGTSLVDLWREADRHRASTGAENGPAVTGWGS, encoded by the coding sequence ATGGCCGAGGGGGGAGGCTTCGGGGGTGACGACGACAAGGGCGGCCTTCGGGTCGCGCTCTCGGGGCTGACCACCCGCGGACGTTCGTTCCTGGCCGCCGGGGTGGCGGCGGCGATCTGCGCGTACGTCCTGGGGCAGAGCGATCTGCTCCGGGTCGGGCTGCTGCTCGCCGTGCTGCCGCTGGTCTGCGCGTTCGTGCTCCACCGCACGCGCTACCGGGTCGCGGGCAGCCGGCGGCTGTCCCCCGCGCGCGTGCCCGCGGGCAGCGAGGCCCGCGTCCATCTCCGCATGGACAACGTCTCGCGGCTGCCCACGGGCCTGCTGATGCTCCAGGACCGGGTGCCGTACGTGCTCGGGCCGCGCCCCCGCTTCGTCCTGGACCGGGTGGAGGCGGGCGGCCGCCGCGAGGTGTCGTACCGCGTGCGCTCGGACCTGCGGGGCCGCTATCCGCTCGGCCCGCTCCAGCTGCGCCTGACGGACCCGTTCGGCCTGTGCGAGCTGTCCCGGTCCTTCTCCACGTACGACACCCTCACGGTCATCCCGCGCGTGGAGCCACTGCCCGCCGTGCGGCTGACCGGCGAGGCCAAGGGGTACGGCGACGGGCGGAACCGCTCGCTGGCCCTGGCCGGCGAGGACGACGTGATCCCGCGCGGATACCGGTACGGGGACGACCTGCGCCGCGTGCACTGGCGCTCGACCGCGCGCTACGGCGAGCTGATGGTGCGCCGCGAGGAGCAGCCGCAGCGGGCCCGCTGCACGGTGCTCCTCGACACCCGGCGCCTCGCCTTCCAGGGCGCGGGCCCCGACTCGGCCTTCGAGTGGGCGGTGTCGGGCACGGCGTCGACGCTGTTCCACATGCTCGAACGGGGCTTCTCCGTACGCCTGTTGACCGATACGGGCAATTCGGTGCCGGGCGAGGGGTCCGACGGGTTCGCCGGCGCGAGCCAGGAGTCTGCGGACGCGGCCGGACTGATGATGGACACGCTCGCCGTCGTCGACCACTCGGACGGCTCGGGGCTCTCGCGCGCGTACGACGTGCTGCGCGGGGGGAACGAGGGGCTGCTGGTGGCCTTCTTCGGCGATCTCGACGAGGAGCAGACCGCGGTCGCCGCCAGGATGCGGCAGCGCAGCGGCGGCGCCGTCGCCTTCGTGCTCGACAGCGGGGCCTGGACGCGCGGCGCCCCTTCGGAGCGCTGCGAGGAGCGGCTGCGGATGCTGCGCGAGGCGGGCTGGTCGGCCCTCGCGGTCCCGCCCGGCACCTCCCTGGTCGACCTGTGGCGCGAGGCCGACCGGCACCGGGCGTCCACCGGCGCGGAGAACGGACCGGCGGTGACGGGGTGGGGTTCTTGA
- a CDS encoding AAA family ATPase translates to MTTYDDRASLTDLTTTVERVRRSVEGVIEGKPEVVRLSLTVLLAEGHLLIEDVPGVGKTMLAKALAKSIDCSVRRIQFTPDLLPSDITGVSIWDQQRRDFEFKPGAIFAQIVIGDEINRASPKTQSALLESMEERQVTIDGQTYELPSPFMVVATQNPVEMEGTYPLPEAQRDRFMARVSIGYPSPEAELQMLDIHGGASPLDDLQPVAHAHDIVKLVDAVRSVHVADSVRRYAVDLVAATRSHPDLRLGASPRATLHLLRAAKASAALSGREYALPDDVQALAVQVLAHRLLPTAQAQLNRRTSEQVVLEILQHTSVPAAPGHGSSLYGQQPPGARRL, encoded by the coding sequence GTGACGACCTATGACGATCGAGCGAGCCTCACTGATCTGACCACCACTGTGGAGCGAGTCCGCAGGTCGGTGGAGGGTGTGATCGAGGGCAAGCCGGAGGTCGTACGGCTTTCGCTGACGGTGCTCCTGGCCGAGGGGCACCTGCTCATCGAGGATGTACCGGGCGTCGGCAAGACCATGCTGGCGAAGGCGCTCGCCAAGTCCATCGACTGCTCGGTGCGTCGCATCCAGTTCACGCCCGACCTGCTGCCGTCGGACATCACCGGTGTCTCCATCTGGGACCAGCAGCGCCGGGACTTCGAGTTCAAGCCGGGCGCGATCTTCGCGCAGATCGTGATCGGCGACGAGATCAACCGCGCGTCCCCGAAGACTCAGTCGGCGCTCCTCGAGTCCATGGAGGAGCGCCAGGTCACCATCGACGGGCAGACGTACGAGCTGCCCAGCCCTTTCATGGTGGTGGCCACGCAGAACCCGGTCGAGATGGAGGGCACGTACCCGCTGCCCGAGGCGCAGCGCGACCGCTTCATGGCGAGGGTGTCGATCGGCTACCCGAGCCCGGAGGCCGAGCTGCAGATGCTCGACATCCACGGCGGCGCCTCTCCTCTGGACGACCTCCAGCCGGTGGCGCACGCGCACGACATCGTGAAGCTCGTCGACGCCGTCCGCTCGGTCCACGTGGCCGACTCGGTCCGGCGGTACGCGGTCGATCTGGTCGCCGCCACTCGCAGCCACCCCGACCTCAGACTCGGCGCCTCGCCGCGCGCCACGCTGCATCTGCTGCGGGCGGCGAAGGCATCCGCGGCACTGAGCGGGCGTGAGTACGCGCTGCCCGACGACGTGCAGGCGCTCGCCGTGCAGGTCCTCGCGCACCGCCTGCTGCCCACGGCTCAGGCCCAGTTGAACCGGCGCACGTCCGAGCAGGTCGTCCTGGAGATCCTCCAGCACACGTCGGTCCCGGCCGCCCCGGGCCACGGGTCTTCGCTATACGGCCAGCAGCCGCCCGGCGCCCGGAGGCTGTGA
- a CDS encoding beta-class carbonic anhydrase produces the protein MAFFVHSHSGPVPGVTITVIAMTTSASLPAESESAIPADGTVTDRLVEANQRYAKAFTDPGMDARPVLQVAVVACMDARLDLHAALGLELGDCHTIRNAGGVVTDDVIRSLTISQRALGTRSVVLIHHSGCGLEGLSEDFRHDLEMEVGQRPTWAVEGFRDVDQDVRQSIQKVRTSPFLLHTDDVRGFVFDVKSGRLREIRPA, from the coding sequence ATGGCGTTCTTTGTCCACTCTCACAGCGGGCCTGTCCCAGGAGTGACCATTACCGTCATAGCTATGACGACTTCCGCATCCCTCCCTGCTGAGTCCGAAAGCGCCATACCTGCCGACGGCACCGTGACCGATCGCCTCGTCGAGGCGAACCAGCGCTACGCCAAGGCGTTCACCGACCCGGGTATGGACGCCCGTCCCGTTCTGCAGGTGGCCGTGGTGGCCTGCATGGACGCGCGGCTCGACCTGCACGCCGCCCTCGGCCTCGAGCTGGGCGACTGCCACACCATCCGCAATGCGGGCGGCGTCGTCACCGACGACGTCATCCGCTCGCTGACCATCAGCCAGCGGGCGCTCGGCACCCGCAGCGTGGTGCTGATCCACCACTCGGGCTGCGGCCTGGAAGGCCTCTCCGAGGACTTCCGGCACGACCTGGAGATGGAGGTCGGCCAGCGCCCGACCTGGGCCGTCGAGGGGTTCCGCGATGTAGACCAGGACGTGCGCCAGTCCATCCAGAAGGTGCGCACCTCGCCCTTCCTGCTGCACACCGACGACGTACGCGGCTTTGTCTTCGACGTGAAGTCGGGCCGGCTGCGGGAGATCCGGCCCGCCTGA